Proteins encoded together in one Manis pentadactyla isolate mManPen7 chromosome 6, mManPen7.hap1, whole genome shotgun sequence window:
- the DNAJB2 gene encoding dnaJ homolog subfamily B member 2 isoform X1 — MASYYEILDVPRSASADDIKKAYRRKALQWHPDKNPDNKEFAERKFKEVAEAYEVLSDKHKREIYDCYGREGLTGAGTGPSQAEAGGGGPGFTFTFRSPEEVFQEFFGSGDPFAELFDDLGPFSELQNRGSQPSGPFFTFSSSFPGHSNFSSSSFSFSPGAGAFRSVSTSTTFVHGRRITTRRIMENGQERVEVEEDGQLKSVTINGVPDDLALGLELSRREQQQSVTSRSGGTQVQQTPASRPSDSDLSEDDEDLQLAMAYSLSEMEAAGKKPAGGRATQRRRQGQPKAQYQDPGIGGAHEDAKGDAAKASPSPEEKAFRCLIL, encoded by the exons ATGGCATCCTACTACGAAATCCTAGATGTTCCGCGAAGTGCGTCCGCTGATGACATCAAGAAGGC GTATCGGCGGAAGGCTCTACAGTGGCACCCAGACAAGAACCCCGATAATAAAGAGTTTGCTGAAAGGAAGTTCAAGGAAGTGGCGGAGGCATATGAAGTGTTATCTGACA AGCATAAGCGGGAGATCTACGACTGCTATGGCCGGGAAGGGCTGACTGGGGCAG GAACTGGCCCATCTCAAGCAGAAGCTGGAGGTGGTGGGCCCGGCTTCACCTTCACCTTCCGCAGCCCTGAGGAGGTCTTCCAGGAGTTCTTTGGAAGTGGAGACCCTTTTGCAGAGCTCTTTG ATGACCTGGGCCCCTTCTCAGAGCTCCAGAACCGGGGTTCCCAGCCCTCGGGCCCCTTCTtcaccttctcttcctccttccctgggcACTCCA ATTTCTCCTCCTCATCTTTCTCCTTCAGTCCTGGGGCTGGTGCTTTTCGCTCTGTTTCTACATCTACCACCTTTGTCCATGGACGCCGCATCACGACACGCAG AATCATGGAGAATGGGCAAGAACGGGTGGAAGTGGAGGAGGATGGGCAACTGAAGTCAGTCACAATCAATG GTGTCCCAGACGACCTGGCCCTGGGCTTGGAGCTGAGCCGTCGTGAGCAGCAACAGTCTGTCACCTCCAGGTCTGGGGGCACACAGGTCCAGCAGACCCCTGCCTCACGCCCCTCTGACAGCGACCTCTCTGAGGATGATGAGGACCTGCAGCTTGCCATGGCCTACAGCCTGTCAGAGATGGAGGCAGCTGGGAAAAAACCAGCAGGTGGGCGGGCCACACAGCGACGACGACAGGGACAGCCCAAGGCCCAGTACCAAGATCCGGGTATCGGAGGGGCCCATGAGGATGCCAAGGGTGACGCAGccaaagccagcccctccccagagGAGAAGGCCTTCCGCTGCCTCATCCTCTGA
- the DNAJB2 gene encoding dnaJ homolog subfamily B member 2 isoform X2, with protein MASYYEILDVPRSASADDIKKAYRRKALQWHPDKNPDNKEFAERKFKEVAEAYEVLSDKHKREIYDCYGREGLTGAGTGPSQAEAGGGGPGFTFTFRSPEEVFQEFFGSGDPFAELFDDLGPFSELQNRGSQPSGPFFTFSSSFPGHSNFSSSSFSFSPGAGAFRSVSTSTTFVHGRRITTRRIMENGQERVEVEEDGQLKSVTINGVPDDLALGLELSRREQQQSVTSRSGGTQVQQTPASRPSDSDLSEDDEDLQLAMAYSLSEMEAAGKKPADVF; from the exons ATGGCATCCTACTACGAAATCCTAGATGTTCCGCGAAGTGCGTCCGCTGATGACATCAAGAAGGC GTATCGGCGGAAGGCTCTACAGTGGCACCCAGACAAGAACCCCGATAATAAAGAGTTTGCTGAAAGGAAGTTCAAGGAAGTGGCGGAGGCATATGAAGTGTTATCTGACA AGCATAAGCGGGAGATCTACGACTGCTATGGCCGGGAAGGGCTGACTGGGGCAG GAACTGGCCCATCTCAAGCAGAAGCTGGAGGTGGTGGGCCCGGCTTCACCTTCACCTTCCGCAGCCCTGAGGAGGTCTTCCAGGAGTTCTTTGGAAGTGGAGACCCTTTTGCAGAGCTCTTTG ATGACCTGGGCCCCTTCTCAGAGCTCCAGAACCGGGGTTCCCAGCCCTCGGGCCCCTTCTtcaccttctcttcctccttccctgggcACTCCA ATTTCTCCTCCTCATCTTTCTCCTTCAGTCCTGGGGCTGGTGCTTTTCGCTCTGTTTCTACATCTACCACCTTTGTCCATGGACGCCGCATCACGACACGCAG AATCATGGAGAATGGGCAAGAACGGGTGGAAGTGGAGGAGGATGGGCAACTGAAGTCAGTCACAATCAATG GTGTCCCAGACGACCTGGCCCTGGGCTTGGAGCTGAGCCGTCGTGAGCAGCAACAGTCTGTCACCTCCAGGTCTGGGGGCACACAGGTCCAGCAGACCCCTGCCTCACGCCCCTCTGACAGCGACCTCTCTGAGGATGATGAGGACCTGCAGCTTGCCATGGCCTACAGCCTGTCAGAGATGGAGGCAGCTGGGAAAAAACCAGCAG ATGTGTTCTGA
- the DNAJB2 gene encoding dnaJ homolog subfamily B member 2 isoform X3, with translation MASYYEILDVPRSASADDIKKAYRRKALQWHPDKNPDNKEFAERKFKEVAEAYEVLSDKHKREIYDCYGREGLTGAGTGPSQAEAGGGGPGFTFTFRSPEEVFQEFFGSGDPFAELFDFSSSSFSFSPGAGAFRSVSTSTTFVHGRRITTRRIMENGQERVEVEEDGQLKSVTINGVPDDLALGLELSRREQQQSVTSRSGGTQVQQTPASRPSDSDLSEDDEDLQLAMAYSLSEMEAAGKKPADVF, from the exons ATGGCATCCTACTACGAAATCCTAGATGTTCCGCGAAGTGCGTCCGCTGATGACATCAAGAAGGC GTATCGGCGGAAGGCTCTACAGTGGCACCCAGACAAGAACCCCGATAATAAAGAGTTTGCTGAAAGGAAGTTCAAGGAAGTGGCGGAGGCATATGAAGTGTTATCTGACA AGCATAAGCGGGAGATCTACGACTGCTATGGCCGGGAAGGGCTGACTGGGGCAG GAACTGGCCCATCTCAAGCAGAAGCTGGAGGTGGTGGGCCCGGCTTCACCTTCACCTTCCGCAGCCCTGAGGAGGTCTTCCAGGAGTTCTTTGGAAGTGGAGACCCTTTTGCAGAGCTCTTTG ATTTCTCCTCCTCATCTTTCTCCTTCAGTCCTGGGGCTGGTGCTTTTCGCTCTGTTTCTACATCTACCACCTTTGTCCATGGACGCCGCATCACGACACGCAG AATCATGGAGAATGGGCAAGAACGGGTGGAAGTGGAGGAGGATGGGCAACTGAAGTCAGTCACAATCAATG GTGTCCCAGACGACCTGGCCCTGGGCTTGGAGCTGAGCCGTCGTGAGCAGCAACAGTCTGTCACCTCCAGGTCTGGGGGCACACAGGTCCAGCAGACCCCTGCCTCACGCCCCTCTGACAGCGACCTCTCTGAGGATGATGAGGACCTGCAGCTTGCCATGGCCTACAGCCTGTCAGAGATGGAGGCAGCTGGGAAAAAACCAGCAG ATGTGTTCTGA